A genomic region of Elephas maximus indicus isolate mEleMax1 chromosome 10, mEleMax1 primary haplotype, whole genome shotgun sequence contains the following coding sequences:
- the DEGS2 gene encoding sphingolipid delta(4)-desaturase/C4-monooxygenase DES2 isoform X3, with protein sequence MGNCAGRSDFEWVYTDQPHTQRRKEMLAKYPAIKTLMRPDPNLKWTVLGMVLAQFVACYLVRGLAWRWLLFWAYAFGGCVNHSLTLAIHDISHNTAFGTCRAAYNRWFAIFANLPIGVPYASSFKKYHVDHHRYLGGDGLDVDVPTHFEGWLFCTPARKLLWLALQPFFYSLRPLCVNPKTVTRMEVLNALLQLAVDAAIFALWGLKPMAYLLASSFLGLGLHPISGHFVAEHYMFLKGHETYSYYGPLNWITFNVGYHVEHHDFPSIPGCNLPLCLLVRSATPL encoded by the exons CCAAGTACCCAGCCATAAAGACCCTGATGCGGCCGGACCCAAACCTCAAGTGGACGGTGCTGGGGATGGTGCTGGCTCAGTTTGTGGCCTGCTACCTGGTGCGTGGGCTGGCCTGGCGCTGGCTACTCTTCTGGGCCTATGCCTTCGGCGGCTGTGTGAACCACTCACTGACACTGGCCATCCATGACATCTCCCACAACACCGCCTTCGGCACATGCCGCGCTGCCTACAACCGCTGGTTTGCCATTTTTGCCAACCTGCCCATAGGCGTGCCCTATGCCTCCTCCTTCAAGAAGTACCACGTGGACCACCACCGCTACCTGGGTGGCGACGGGCTGGACGTGGATGTGCCCACGCACTTTGAGGGCTGGCTCTTCTGCACGCCGGCCCGCAAGCTGCTCTGGCTGGCCCTGCAGCCCTTCTTCTACTCGCTGCGGCCACTCTGTGTGAACCCCAAGACCGTGACCCGCATGGAGGTGCTCAACGCCCTGCTGCAGCTGGCCGTGGACGCTGCCATCTTTGCCCTCTGGGGGCTCAAGCCCATGGCCTACCTGCTGGCCAGCTCCTTTCTGGGCCTGGGCCTGCACCCCATCTCAGGCCACTTCGTGGCTGAGCACTACATGTTCCTCAAGGGTCACGAGACCTACTCTTACTATGGGCCCCTCAACTGGATCACCTTCAATGTGGGCTACCACGTGGAGCACCATGACTTCCCTAGCATCCCTGGCTGCAACCTGCCCCTG TGTCTCCTGGTGAGGTCTGCAACCCCCTTGTGA
- the DEGS2 gene encoding sphingolipid delta(4)-desaturase/C4-monooxygenase DES2 isoform X1, whose amino-acid sequence MGNCAGRSDFEWVYTDQPHTQRRKEMLAKYPAIKTLMRPDPNLKWTVLGMVLAQFVACYLVRGLAWRWLLFWAYAFGGCVNHSLTLAIHDISHNTAFGTCRAAYNRWFAIFANLPIGVPYASSFKKYHVDHHRYLGGDGLDVDVPTHFEGWLFCTPARKLLWLALQPFFYSLRPLCVNPKTVTRMEVLNALLQLAVDAAIFALWGLKPMAYLLASSFLGLGLHPISGHFVAEHYMFLKGHETYSYYGPLNWITFNVGYHVEHHDFPSIPGCNLPLVRKIAPEYYDHLPQHHSWVKVLWDFVFEDSLGPYARVKRVCKLAEDGL is encoded by the exons CCAAGTACCCAGCCATAAAGACCCTGATGCGGCCGGACCCAAACCTCAAGTGGACGGTGCTGGGGATGGTGCTGGCTCAGTTTGTGGCCTGCTACCTGGTGCGTGGGCTGGCCTGGCGCTGGCTACTCTTCTGGGCCTATGCCTTCGGCGGCTGTGTGAACCACTCACTGACACTGGCCATCCATGACATCTCCCACAACACCGCCTTCGGCACATGCCGCGCTGCCTACAACCGCTGGTTTGCCATTTTTGCCAACCTGCCCATAGGCGTGCCCTATGCCTCCTCCTTCAAGAAGTACCACGTGGACCACCACCGCTACCTGGGTGGCGACGGGCTGGACGTGGATGTGCCCACGCACTTTGAGGGCTGGCTCTTCTGCACGCCGGCCCGCAAGCTGCTCTGGCTGGCCCTGCAGCCCTTCTTCTACTCGCTGCGGCCACTCTGTGTGAACCCCAAGACCGTGACCCGCATGGAGGTGCTCAACGCCCTGCTGCAGCTGGCCGTGGACGCTGCCATCTTTGCCCTCTGGGGGCTCAAGCCCATGGCCTACCTGCTGGCCAGCTCCTTTCTGGGCCTGGGCCTGCACCCCATCTCAGGCCACTTCGTGGCTGAGCACTACATGTTCCTCAAGGGTCACGAGACCTACTCTTACTATGGGCCCCTCAACTGGATCACCTTCAATGTGGGCTACCACGTGGAGCACCATGACTTCCCTAGCATCCCTGGCTGCAACCTGCCCCTG GTACGGAAGATAGCCCCTGAGTACTATGACCACCTGCCGCAGCACCACTCATGGGTGAAGGTTCTCTGGGACTTTGTGTTCGAGGACTCGCTGGGGCCCTATGCCAGGGTGAAGCGGGTGTGCAAGCTGGCGGAGGACGGCCTGTGA
- the DEGS2 gene encoding sphingolipid delta(4)-desaturase/C4-monooxygenase DES2 isoform X2 has protein sequence MLAKYPAIKTLMRPDPNLKWTVLGMVLAQFVACYLVRGLAWRWLLFWAYAFGGCVNHSLTLAIHDISHNTAFGTCRAAYNRWFAIFANLPIGVPYASSFKKYHVDHHRYLGGDGLDVDVPTHFEGWLFCTPARKLLWLALQPFFYSLRPLCVNPKTVTRMEVLNALLQLAVDAAIFALWGLKPMAYLLASSFLGLGLHPISGHFVAEHYMFLKGHETYSYYGPLNWITFNVGYHVEHHDFPSIPGCNLPLVRKIAPEYYDHLPQHHSWVKVLWDFVFEDSLGPYARVKRVCKLAEDGL, from the exons CCAAGTACCCAGCCATAAAGACCCTGATGCGGCCGGACCCAAACCTCAAGTGGACGGTGCTGGGGATGGTGCTGGCTCAGTTTGTGGCCTGCTACCTGGTGCGTGGGCTGGCCTGGCGCTGGCTACTCTTCTGGGCCTATGCCTTCGGCGGCTGTGTGAACCACTCACTGACACTGGCCATCCATGACATCTCCCACAACACCGCCTTCGGCACATGCCGCGCTGCCTACAACCGCTGGTTTGCCATTTTTGCCAACCTGCCCATAGGCGTGCCCTATGCCTCCTCCTTCAAGAAGTACCACGTGGACCACCACCGCTACCTGGGTGGCGACGGGCTGGACGTGGATGTGCCCACGCACTTTGAGGGCTGGCTCTTCTGCACGCCGGCCCGCAAGCTGCTCTGGCTGGCCCTGCAGCCCTTCTTCTACTCGCTGCGGCCACTCTGTGTGAACCCCAAGACCGTGACCCGCATGGAGGTGCTCAACGCCCTGCTGCAGCTGGCCGTGGACGCTGCCATCTTTGCCCTCTGGGGGCTCAAGCCCATGGCCTACCTGCTGGCCAGCTCCTTTCTGGGCCTGGGCCTGCACCCCATCTCAGGCCACTTCGTGGCTGAGCACTACATGTTCCTCAAGGGTCACGAGACCTACTCTTACTATGGGCCCCTCAACTGGATCACCTTCAATGTGGGCTACCACGTGGAGCACCATGACTTCCCTAGCATCCCTGGCTGCAACCTGCCCCTG GTACGGAAGATAGCCCCTGAGTACTATGACCACCTGCCGCAGCACCACTCATGGGTGAAGGTTCTCTGGGACTTTGTGTTCGAGGACTCGCTGGGGCCCTATGCCAGGGTGAAGCGGGTGTGCAAGCTGGCGGAGGACGGCCTGTGA